Proteins encoded by one window of Bubalus bubalis isolate 160015118507 breed Murrah chromosome 4, NDDB_SH_1, whole genome shotgun sequence:
- the BBS10 gene encoding Bardet-Biedl syndrome 10 protein isoform X1: MAAAGSVTVALHVAEVLETIVSGCLGPEGRQVLCTKPTGEVLLSRDGGCLLKALHLEHPVARVMVACVSSHLRKTGDGAKTFIIFLCHLLRGLREITDKEKDSFLFENIQTCGRHWKNCCQWKFISQALLTFQTQILDYVMDHYLSRHFLSIFSSRTEERTLCRNSLEMLLGAYFCGRVGRNNQNLISQLMCDYVFKCTACESRFEEVLEIVDDCFVELKVGVTGLPVSDSRIIAGLVLQRDFSVYCPADGDIRIVIVTETIQPLFSISGSEFILNSEAQFQTSQFWITERTKAIVKHLQNQNVKLLLSTVKQPDLVIYCAGLNGISVVECLSSEELSLIQRVIGLATFVLPEASSQYELSHTALAKFCKPLILRSKRYVHLGLMSTCSFTPHCIALCGPVQGLVEQHENALHGAFKMLRQVFKDLDLNYVTQTSDQSCTSGPCIYKNSRESNELPKIVNSSVQRSYQDTVVKNKGELAKTQTNLKVCSDLIVPSIKLEQNVLCSTPKVAVTDSYQTDETLRCSSPNKGRIMDDHEPFIESNSANSKTENTRREISYENLQVTKLAGKDSILPLRYKSLEMCTCQSYCSSSIPAGCVLPVGGNFEILLHYYLLNYAKKCQQSEQTMVSRIIANAILGVPKILYKSKKGNYSFPQVYVRALQALQTNQPMISNQTGLESVAGKYQLLTSVLQCLTNILTVDLVINIKRQPQEVYDQDSEEEL; encoded by the exons ATGGCCGCTGCGGGGTCTGTGACGGTGGCGTTGCATGTGGCGGAAGTGCTAGAAACCATCGTGAGCGGTTGCCTGGGGCCGGAAGGGCGGCAAGTTCTGTGTACCAAGCCCACTGGCGAGGTGCTGCTCAGCCGGGATGGAGGCTGCCTGTTGAAGGCGCTACATTTAGAGCATCCCGTAGCCAG ggtgatggtggcctgtGTTTCCAGTCATCTAAGAAAAACAGGAGATGGTgctaaaacatttattatctttctttgCCATTTACTCAGAGGACTTCGTGAGATCACAGACAAGGAAAAGgattctttcctttttgaaaatattcaaaccTGTGGAAGGCATTGGAAAAATTGCTGTCAGTGGAAATTTATTTCCCAAGCTCTTCTAACATTTCAGACACAGATATTAGACTATGTTATGGATCATTACTTAAGTAGACACTTCTTGTCCATCTTTTCTTCACGCACTGAAGAAAGAACATTGTGTAGGAACTCTTTAGAGATGCTGTTAGGAGCATACTTCTGTGGAAGAGTGGGAAGAAATAATCAAAACTTGATATCTCAGTTGATGTGTGACTATGTTTTCAAGTGTACAGCTTGTGAAAGTAGGTTTGAAGAAGTACTGGAGATAGTGGATGACTGTTTTGTTGAGTTGAAAGTTGGTGTCACCGGCCTTCCTGTTTCGGATTCCAGGATCATAGCTGGGCTTGTGCTTCAGAGAGACTTTTCTGTGTACTGTCCAGCAGATGGTGACATAAGAATAGTGATAGTAACAGAAACCATTCAGCCTCTTTTTTCAATTTCTGGATCAGAGTTTATTCTAAATTCAGAAGCACAGTTTCAGACATCTCAGTTTTGGATTacagaaagaacaaaagcaaTAGTGAAACATTTACAGAATCAGAATGTAAAATTACTCCTATCTACTGTGAAACAACCAGACTTAGTAATTTATTGTGCAGGACTGAATGGCATATCTGTGGTGGAGTGTTTATCATCTGAAGAACTTTCTCTTATCCAGAGAGTCATTGGTCTTGCTACCTTTGTACTACCAGAGGCCTCTTCTCAGTATGAACTCTCTCACACTGCTTTGGCGAAATTCTGTAAACCCCTCATCCTTAGATCCAAAAGGTATGTTCATCTTGGCTTGATGAGCACCTGTTCATTCACACCACATTGTATAGCTCTTTGTGGACCGGTGCAGGGGCTTGTTGAACAACATGAGAATGCTTTACATGGAGCGTTTAAAATGCTTCGGCAAGTATTTAAAGACCTTGATCTAAATTATGTGACACAAACCAGTGACCAAAGTTGTACCTCAGGTCCTTGTATATATAAGAATAGTAGAGAAAGTAATGAGTTACCAAAAATTGTTAACAGCTCAGTACAAAGGTCGTATCAGGACACTGTTGTAAAGAACAAAGGTGAACTGGCAAAAACTCAAACGAATTTAAAAGTATGTTCAGATTTGATAGTTCCAAGCATCAAATTAGAGCAAAATGTATTGTGTTCAACACCAAAAGTGGCAGTAACAGATTCATACCAGACAGATGAAACATTGAGATGTTCATCCCCAAACAAAGGGAGGATAATGGATGACCATGAACCCTTTATTGAGAGTAATTCTGCTAactcaaaaacagaaaataccagAAGGGAAATATCTTATGAAAATTTACAGGTTACAAAACTTGCTGGAAAGGACAGCATTTTACCACTGAGATATAAGTCACTAGAGATGTGTACTTGCCAAAGTTACTGTTCCTCATCTATACCAGCTGGTTGTGTTTTGCCTGTGGGTGGTAATTTTGAGATCTTATTGCATTACTATCTTCTCAACTATGCCAAAAAATGCCAGCAATCAGAACAAACCATGGTTAGTAGGATAATAGCTAATGCAATTTTAGGTGTTCCCAAAATCTTGTATAAGTCTAAGAAAGGAAATTACAGCTT